Genomic window (Oncorhynchus masou masou isolate Uvic2021 chromosome 9, UVic_Omas_1.1, whole genome shotgun sequence):
cagaccacgcgtaagcacaccagcccaggacctccacatccggcttcttctcctgtgggatcgtctgagggtAGGGGGGGCAGGGTGCTGAGGATTATTTATGTATGTAATTAAGCTCTTTTGTGGGGaataactcattctgattggctggggctCGGTCTCCGTTGAGTGTGCCTGCCTCCatagtgggtgggcctatgccctcccaagcccacccatggctgcacacCTGCCCAGTCATTTAGAAATCATAGATTAGGGCTCAATGAgattatttcaattgactaatttccttttatgaactgtaactcagcaaaatctttgaaattgttgcattgttgttcagtatatatattttgCAGGACTTaacggaaagggaaaggggggataccttgtcagttgtacaactgaatgcattcaactgaaatgtgtcttctgcatttaacccaaaccctctgAACACTGCTGTGATAAAAAAATAAACCCTTCTCTCGCTTTCTAAAACTTTTTGAGTGAAATAGTTACTGTTtaattcaaatgtttttttgctGATGTTGTTTTGTGTCTTCTCACTTTTGTTTACTGACTGTGtatttcacttgttttggcaatgtaaatATGCTTCCCCATGCTAATAAGGCCCCTTTGAatggaattgagagagagagacagaaagagagactaaacggaggaaagagagacagattcaCACCAACTGACTCACTGGTCACTTCagtttagaaagagagagagaccgagagagagaaagcaggacaCGGTGACCACAGTGAACCCAGAGGGCTACATGTACCACACAAGGTAAGGGCTGCACCTCTCTTACCACACAACTCACAGTCTTTTGGAAGCATCAAAGAGTATCCGCATGAGTACATGGAAGTGTTGTTGCTGTATGTCTTGGACTCCATGTATATGCTTGTTGAAAGAGTGTCGGTTGGTGTGTGTGAAGTGCCTTGATTGTTACTACGTCTGTTAAAGATGGAATCCGCAGCAAGGGAAACAACGCCACTCTCCACTCCGCGGctgttgttattgttttttgttttgttggtggtgattttttatattttttacatatgCTCTTTTTCTATCATGCGtgcattgatgtcagaggggGAAAAACAGTGTTCGTTGTCATATCGAAAACAGACATTGCAGGTCCACCATTAAGGATTCAAGCTTCAACTCTTATGTCTGAATGAGTGTATTTACTCAGAGATTAAGTAGGTCATTGGGGTCATCGGGGTCAGGGTAAGAATTCAGTTTAATTCGACTACTGAGTCCTGACTATGCAAATCTGTTTGCTCGGGCTTGacttgagagtgtgtgtgtgtgtgtgtgcctgtctgtctatctgtctgtctatgtaggTGTGTATTcaggtgtgtatgtatgcatatgtgtgtttgagtgtgcgtgtgtgtatatgtctgtgtaccCATGGTTTCCAGAGCAGATGCAGCTGTCCTGGCTGTTGGACTGTGCCGATGTCACTAGCTCTATTTCTGGAACCTGTGTTGTTCTGAAGGTCAGATAAAGTGGCTCGGAATCCTCACAAGGAGGGTGGCAGGGGGCActcactaaacaacacacaccagacagcactttcagatagagagagacagagaggtagaaagagagagagagagtgcaagagagaaaTCTGCCTCGAACAGAACATTGAGTCTAAACTGATTGCATGAAAGTTGGACATTTAATGAACTTAGATATTGAGCGATCAATCCCAATAACCTTGGAGAGGAAGAGTCTGAATTGACTTTATGTTTCAAAGGAAGTTGGACTGACAAACACAGAAAGTCCACGGAACCATGGACGATGTATCACTCCGCCAGGACGATTCTGGGAAAGACGCAACAGCCAACCAGACGGAGGACAACAAAAACAAtcaggtatgtgtgtgttgatgatgaAAGAAATAGACCCATAAACAGATACAGAAGACGAAATGCATACAGAGGCAAACCTCAACCACCTACAGACAAACCAATACACACTTATTGGTATTGAGACAACGCCATGTAGCCTTACAATGAGGTGGCAGGCTTGTTAGATGTATTTGCGCTGTAGTTAGATGTAGTATACGGAGTGAAGTTAGTGGGAGGTCTTGGTGGTGGTTGTGGCTGCCTGCGTATAACCTAAGCGCTGGGCTACACCTGTTCCTGTGGTAAACTCTGGCACAGGAATGTTTATCCCTTTCtcactctcaacacacacacacggacacacacacacacatgtgcgtcTATCTTATTTCCACTGATGAGTCACCACTCTGAGTCACGACTTGATGTGACACCTGGGACAGTTCACTTACCTAACATAATTCCAACATACTATGCTATCTGCAGCTTTATACATCTCAGTGCATAACATAAAAACAACATAAACATGTCATATGTTTGAATCGTAATTAAAGCCATAAAACATGATAAAAATGCGTGTGTAATATTACAGCCATAAACAACTCTACAGCCGGAGGTATGTTTTTTGAGTAACAACGTAACGTGGAGTGAAGTGACGCAGACACATTTTCTAATTTAGTTTTGAACTAGTTATAATGTCACTTTACATCGTCTCTCCCCTGAACAACTGATTTAGAATCAGGTCTATGACAACAGTCCTCTACCATTTTGCtttgtccctaaccctaaccaaaacTACCTCAACTGCTCAGAATAACCGATTGTAATCTTATCTGGTTTGtctctcagacagagagagaggcttcagtGCAGGAGTGTGACCCCCCTAAGAGAGACCACCTGGCGGAGGACACAGTGGAAGGTCATGTGGTTAAGTCTGGGGCTAATACGGAGAAAGCGCCGGAACAGGCAGCAGGGGCTAGCATTAGAAATGTAGAGGACTCTCAGCCAGTAACCGACACCATTGAGGTTAATGGTGAAGAGGCTTGTAAGGGTGAGGGAACATCTCAAGGTGCAGACACCGGAGAAACAGAAGACTCCAAAGTGGTGAAcagagagaagaagggggagggagagaaggaggaggacaagAATAGAAAGGGTCAAGAGGTGGTCAAGAatggagagattgagaaagaggaTGTGAAGGAGGACaaagagaaggggggagaaaATATTGCcaggaaaaaggggaagggggAAAAGATAGGAGAGGCAAAAACAGAAGAGAAGATAAAAGGAGATAAATGGAAAGACAGAAAAGTGAAggcagggaagggagagggagagaagggagagggagagaagggagagggagagaagggagaggcagggaagggagagggagagaagggagaggcagggaagggagagggagagaagggagagggagggaagggagagggacataagggagaggcagggaagggagaaaagggagaggcagggaagggagagggagaggcagggaagggagagggagagaagggagaggcagggaagggagagggagagaagggagagggagagaagggagaggaagagaagggagagaacgTAGAGGCAGGGAAGGGAGAGGCGgggaagggagaggtggggaagggagagggagggaatggagagagagggaatggagagggagagggagggaagggagagggagagaagggaaagagagagggagggaagggagagggagggaagccaCCGGAGAACAAGAGCAAACCAGTAAAAGAAAAGGAAGGGGCAGGAGGTGGAAAGGTTAAAGAGAAAAGCAAGGAAGTGGAGAAGCAAGGAAAGACCAAAAGAAAGAGTGGCGTGAATCACACcgcctctaccccatcctctgtGGCCCGACCCCGGAGCTCTGCCCGCTCTGCCCGGCCTTCCACTAAAAAGGACATCATAGCAAAGTTCCAGAAAAATGACTCTGAGTAAGTTCTGACATGTCCAATATGACAAACCGCAACATGCTTATTATGGCAATAATTGCATTGTCTTTTCACTTATTTCCAGGACACCGGTTGTCTGCAACTTCAAACTTCAGAGATCATCTATGGCTGTGACAAACGGGGCATCAATCAAACAGAAAGTGCTTTCCTGGTGTCAAAACAAAACACGCAAGTACGAGGTGAGGGGATGTTGATGGTCATGTACACCAGAGGTACTGACATTGGAGCACCATAACCTTACCTGACACCATACCCTCTCTTTCCCAGGGTGTTTCCATAGAGAACTTCTCATCATCGTGGTGTGATGGGCTGGCGTTCTGTGCACTCATCCATCGCTTCTTCCCGGACGCTTTCGACTTCTCAGCCCTGAGCtcatctgagagagagaagaatttCACCCTGGCCTTCAACACAGCAGAGTACAAAgctgtgtttgtgtatatatatatatatatatatatatatatatatatatatgtgtgtttgtgtctgagtgtgtgtgttgtaaatgagtcatcatcctctctctctccctccatatctatttttcccttttctctctctctctctctctctctctctctctctctctctctctctctctctctcaggaccatGGCTGACTGCTGCCCCCTGTTGGAGGTTGGTGATATGATCCTGATGGGGAACAGCCCGGACCCTATGTGTGTGTTCACCTATGTCCAGGCACTCTGCCATCACCTCTCcaaaatagagaaggagaggaaggacaaggaggaagaggagaagaagactgAAAAGATGAAAGACGAAGAGGTAGAAACCACtgcagagaagaaagaggaggagagtgaggaaaGTGGGAAGATAGATGGTCAacaagaggagggagatgagggaaggGAGAACGAAGTAAAAGACGGgaaagagaatgagagtgagGAGAGCTcagcggtagagagagagcaagagggaagaGAGGTTAGAGGGTTAATTGAAGCACAGGCTTA
Coding sequences:
- the LOC135545912 gene encoding uncharacterized protein LOC135545912; this encodes MDDVSLRQDDSGKDATANQTEDNKNNQTEREASVQECDPPKRDHLAEDTVEGHVVKSGANTEKAPEQAAGASIRNVEDSQPVTDTIEVNGEEACKGEGTSQGADTGETEDSKVVNREKKGEGEKEEDKNRKGQEVVKNGEIEKEDVKEDKEKGGENIARKKGKGEKIGEAKTEEKIKGDKWKDRKVKAGKGEGEKGEGEKGEGEKGEAGKGEGEKGEAGKGEGEKGEGGKGEGHKGEAGKGEKGEAGKGEGEAGKGEGEKGEAGKGEGEKGEGEKGEEEKGENVEAGKGEAGKGEVGKGEGGNGERGNGEGEGGKGEGEKGKREGGKGEGGKPPENKSKPVKEKEGAGGGKVKEKSKEVEKQGKTKRKSGVNHTASTPSSVARPRSSARSARPSTKKDIIAKFQKNDSETPVVCNFKLQRSSMAVTNGASIKQKVLSWCQNKTRKYEGVSIENFSSSWCDGLAFCALIHRFFPDAFDFSALSSSEREKNFTLAFNTAETMADCCPLLEVGDMILMGNSPDPMCVFTYVQALCHHLSKIEKERKDKEEEEKKTEKMKDEEVETTAEKKEEESEESGKIDGQQEEGDEGRENEVKDGKENESEESSAVEREQEGREVRGLIEAQA